GATGTCCGCGCCGGCGCCGACGCCGCTGAGGTTGGTGTAGAAGGTGTCGACGATGTGCACATCGGCACGGCCGTAGAACCGCTTGCCGATCCAGAAGGTGGTCTGGGGGGCGATGTCGAAGCCCTTGCCTTCGGCATACATCTGATTGATGCCCACCCGCGCGTCACCGGTGTCGGTCTGCGGGTTGTACAGGTTGGTCATCAGCGCGGCCTTGTAGTCGACCCCGTCCTGCTTCAAGCCTTGCGAAAGCATGAATTCGCCGTAGATGTCGCACTCGTTGCCCAGGCGGTACTTGAGCCCCGGGCCGCCGAGCCCATAACAGGCGCGCGAGGAGTCCTTCTTCGAGGCCCCCGGCCCGGCACGGAAGTAGCCACCCCAGTCGACAGCCGCTGCCGGCCACGCCAGCGAGAGCAACGAAGTGGCAAGCGCCGTGCGGATCGCCAAATGGGTCGCGTTCAAGTGCATCAAGGTCTCCTTTGGTTGAGTGAGGGCCGACCGGCCCCGCGTGGCACGTCGACCTGAAAGGGCCGGACGCGGATTGGAACGTTCCAACGAACGTGAAAAAAAATGGGAGTCGTGTTCTCATGCCACGCGACTACTTGACAGCGGCCGCGCGCACGAGCCGGCCAATGGCCTCGTCGACTGTCAGCGCGTCGTTGTTCCAGAACTCGCTGACCACCGCTTGCAGCGCGGCTTGCGTGGTCGTGCCCGGCGCCATCCCGACGGCCACGGAGGGCAAGAGCGCGTGTACCTTCGCGCTGTCGTCGAAGTCTTTCCGCGAAGCCTTTGCGCAGTCATCGAAGCCGTCGAGCGGGATGTCCATGCGGACGGGGATCGATCCCTTGCGCTGGTTGAACTTTTGCTGAAACTCCGTGCCCAGCAGCACATAGGCCAGATAGCCCTGCGCCTTCTGCGCCTCCCAGTTCCTCAGCTGAAACATGGCGAAGGTGTCGACGACATAAGTGAACGCGTTGCCGCTGTCCCAGGCCGGCGTGCACGAGAAGTGGGTGCCCGGCTTGCGACCCGCGGCAATGAACTCGCCCTTCGCCCAGTCGCCCATGAACTGGAAGGCAGCCTTGCCCTGGATGACCATGTCGGTGGCGGCATTCCAGTCGCGCCCGCGCGACTTGTCGTCCACATAGGGCTTCAGCTGTCGGAACGCCTGGAGCGAGCGCCGCATTTCGCTGGCGGACAGCGCCGCCGGCTCGAGCTGGACGAATGCGCGCCGATAGAGGTCGGCTCCGGCGACGCCAAGCGCGACCGACTCGAACAGGATGAAGTCCTGCCATGGCTGCCCGCCGTGGGCGACGGCGACAAAGCCGGCCGATCGTGCTTTCTCGGCGGCCACGAGGAACTGGTCGAAGCTGGACGGGGGCGCCTGGACGCCGGCCTTGCGCAGCACGTCGAGGTTGGACCATAGCCAGTTGGCGCGATGAATATTCACTGGAACCGCGACGTAGCTTCCCTTGTGCTTGACGTGTTCCTGCACGACCTCGGGCAGCACCTTGTCCCAGTGTTCGAACTGCGCCATCGAGTCGAGCTTGGCCAACGCACCCATCGACGCCCACTCCTGGACCGCCGGGCCCTTGATGGACGCCGACGACGGCGAATGGCCCGCCATCACCCGCTGCTTGAGCGCGGTCATGGCGTTGCCGCCGGCGCCGCCGACGACGGCGAAGTCTTTCCAGGTGTGACCCCGCACAGCGATCAACGCCTTGAGCTCAGCCAACGACTTGGCCTCGCCGGGCGATGTCCAGAAGTGCAGCACCTCGACCTCGCCGGCCACGGAAGGCGGTGCACACAGGGACAGTGATAGCGCCAAGCCGGCGAATGCAACGACGATTCGCTCCATGATCGAACGGACTCCCCAGAACGTTCTTGAACGGACAGGCTCATTATTGGAACGTTCCAATAAAAACACAAGGCAAGAGTGGGCATTCCTAGGGAAACCTCGGGGAGACGGGTGTGCAGCACTGGCTCGCGTTGTGAACAATGCCGCAGCGCATCGCGTACGCATGTCGTTGCACGAGTCGCCTGGGTGCTCGAAGAACAGCACCGTCTTGCTTGGCAATCGCTTGGAGCCTCAGTTCAGTCGTGGTTGATCGCTTTCAGCAGACCGAGCGCGCCACGTTTGTCTTCGAACGTGGCAATGCATGCAACCCGGACCGACGACGGCGATGTGACGATGCGAGTGAGCCGCCATCGAACCGGGGCATGCCCGTGGTCATGCGGGCTCGATCAGGATGGCCCGGAAGTCGTTGATGTTGGTGAATGTCGGCCCTGTGTGCAGCAGCGCGCGGGTGGCCTCGAGCGGAGTGGCGCTGTCGTTGTCGTCCAGATGCAGGCGGGGGTCCAGGCCCAGCGCGCGCACCTGACGCAGGAAATCGGGCACCAGCCATGCCCCGGCTGCACCAGCGCGGCCATCCAGGCCATCGGTGCCGGCGGAGAGCGCGTATATGCGGTCGGCACCCGTTCGGCCCTCGAGTGCCATGCCGAGCGCGAGGATGAACTCCGTGTTGCGTCCGCCGCGACCGCCGCCGCGCACGGTGACGGTGGTTTCCCCGCCGGACAGGATGACGCAAGGCGCTGCAAAGGGAGCGCCCCGCGTCGCCACCCCGAGCGCGATGGCTGCGTGCGCCTTGGCGAGCTCGCGTGACTCGCCTTCCATGGCATCCGAAAGAATGTGGCAGGCCATTCCGCGTTCGGCGGCGAGCCGCGCGGCCGCTCGCAAGCCGTCCCAGGCGCTCGCGATCAGTTTGTGCTCATGGCCCGCCAACCGCGGATCTGCAGGCTTGACGGATTCCCATTCGCCCCGCGAGAGCGCGGTGCGCACCAGGGGCATGTCGTCCAGTGCGTAGCGGCGCAACACCGCGAGCGCGTCAGCGCAGGTGGAGTGATCGGGCAGGGTCGGTCCCGAGGCCACCAGCGCGGGGTCGTCGCCCGGAATGTCCGAGATGACCAGCGAGACGACATGCGCGGGATGGGCCTGCGCCGCCAGCCGTCCTCCCTTGATCGCCGAAAGATGCCTGCGCACCGTGTTGATCTCGGCGATGGTGGCGCCGCGACCGAGCAACTCGCGCGTGATGCGTTGCTTGTCGGCAAGCTCGAGCCCCGGGGCGGGGAGGGCGCACAGCGACGAGCCGCCGCCGGAAACGAGCGCGATGACGAGGTCGCTGGAGGTCAATCCCGTCACGGCGTCGAGCAGCAGACGAGCGCCGGCGACGCTGCGCTCATCGGGCACCGGGTGGCTCGCCTCGTGCATTCGAATGCGTGTCGACGGCAGCGCGGCGCCCTCGGGCACGACCACCACGCCGTTCATCGGTCCCGACCAGTGGTCGTCGATGGCGCACGCCATCGCAGCGGCTGCCTTGCCGACACCGACGACGACCGTTCGTCCTCGGGGCGGCGGGGGCAACTGCGTCGGCACGACCCGCATCGGGTCGGCCGCGACGAGCGCGGCTGCGTAGAGATCGACCAGCAGCTGGATCTGGGGTGGCCCCGATGCAGCCACGGACTTCATGCGTTGATGCCCGCGGCCACCGACAGAAAGCGCTTCATGCGCAAGGTCGCAAGCTCCGGATCGGCCAGCACGCCGCAGTCGTCGGCCAGCTGGAACACGCGCGCGTAGTGGGCAACGCCGCGCGCTGATTGCGCGCCGCCGGCCATGGAGAAGTGATCCTGATGGCCGTTGAGCCAGGCGAGAAACACCACGCCCGATTTGTAGTGACGGGTCGGTGCTCGAAAGATCTCGCGCGACAGTTCCACCGTGGGGTCGAGCAATTCACGGTAGCGGAACGCGTTGCCGGCCGCCAGGGCGCTGAGCGCGACGGAGGCCACCGGCGCGATGGCATCGAAGATGCCGAGCAATGCGTGCGAGTAGCCCTGCGCGTCGCCTGCGATGAGTTCGGCATAGTTGAAGTCGTCGCCGGTGTACATCTTCACCCCGGCAGGAAGCCGGCGGCGCAGCGCGAGCTCCCACTTGGCGTCGAGCAGCGATACCTTGATGCCCTCGATCTTGCGGGCATTGTCGGCAATGAGCTGCGCCACGGTGTCGAGGGCCGTCGCGATGTCGGTGGAGCCCCAGTATCCGCGCAGGGCAGGGTCGAACATCTCGCCCAGCCAGTGGAGAACCACGGGTTGCGAGACTTCGCGCAGGAGCCGTGAATACAGCTCGAGATAGTCCTGCGGACCCCTGGCCACCCGCGCGAGGGCACGACTGGCCATCAGGATCACGCGACCGCCTTCGGCGTCGACGACACCGATCTGCTCGCGGTACGCCGCCTCCACCTGACCCAGCGTCACCTCGGGCCCCGGCGGGAGTTGATCGGTGCCGGCGCCGCAGGCCAGATCGCCACCGACGCTGCGTGCATGGCGGATGCTGCGTTGGATCAATTCGCGCGCGACCGGCCAGTCGACGCCCATGCCACGTTGCGAGGTGTCCATCGCCTCCGCGACCTTGAAGCCGAGCCGGTAGAGATGCTCGCGAAAGGCGAGCGTGGTGTCCCAGTCCACGCGAGGGGACGCGTCCCACGGATCGAGATTGGCGACGGGATCGACCACCACGTGCGCTGCTGCGTACACGGTGCGGTTGAACTTCGCCGGCCCGTGCGGGCGCACCGGCTCGGCCTTGAGGTAGTGGGTCTTGAGGGAGCCATCGGACTGCGGCAAACGAATTTGCATGATGAGTTCGGGATTTCAGGCCGGACGCCGGCCCAGGATGTGATCGGACGCCTTCTCGGCGACCATGATGGTTGGCGCGTTGGTGTTGCTGGACGGAAGCAGCGGCATCACCGATGCATCGACGATGCGCAGCCCGTCGAGGCCGATCACCCGCAGGTCTGGGGCGACGACGCTTCGCGGGTCATGAACCGGTCCGATGCGGCAGGTGCCGACGGGATGGTGGTCGGTCTTGGCGTTGCGGCAGGCGTAGTCGAAGAGGTCCTGATCGCTCTGCGAGCGCGGTCCTGGAAGAACCTCGTTCTTCACGTAGCGCTTCAGCGCGGGCTGGCTGAGGATCTCGCGCGCCAGCCGCAGGCCTTTGATCGCCATCTCGCGATCGTGCGGATCGGCCCAGTAGTTGGGGTCGATCAGCGGCGCGGCCGCGGGGTCGGCGCTGGCCAGGCGAACGGTCCCGCGGGAGCGTGGCCGCAGGTACGCGGTGTTCAGCGTCACGCCGGCGTTGCCGAGCTTGGCCATGCCGGCTTCGATGCCCGAGCCCAGGCCGAGGTGGAACTGGATGTCCGGCGACCGATCCCTGCGCTCCTTGTCGGCAAACCAGAAGCCACCGGTTTCGAAGAGGCTCGAGGCGACCGGCCCCTTCTTCAGCAGGAGATACTGGAGACCGGCCCACAGCGCATGGTGTGGCTGGTTGTATTTGTCGTAGGTGTGGTCACCGGTGCACTCCGCGATCGCGAAGAGGTCCAGGTGGTCCTGCAGGTTCTCGCCCACTCCAGGGAGGTCATGCAGGCAGTCGACGCCCACCGACTCGAGATGCCGGGCAGGCCCGATGCCCGATTGAAGGAGCAGCTTGGGAGAGCCGATCGCGCCGGAAGAGACGATCACCTCGCGGCTCGCCGTCACGACCTCCGGTGTGCGACTGGTGCCATTGACCAGTTCGACGCCGACGGCCCGGCCGTTCGCCACGCGCAGGCGCAGCGCGTGCGCCTTCAGCCGGACCGTGAGGTTGGGACGATGGCGCACCGGTGCGACGAACCCGATGGCGGCCGACGATCGACGCGCCCCGAGTTGAGTCAGCTGGTAGTAGCCCAGCCCTTCCTGGCAGGCGCCGTTGAAGTCCTGGTTGAACGGAATGCCGAGTTCCTGGCCGGCCTGGAAGAAGGCTTCGCAGATCGGCAGCGGGCTGACCGGATTGGAGACGCCCAGCGGGCCGCCATAGGCATGGAACTCGTTGGCGTAGCGCTGGTTGTTCTCGGAGCGCTTGAAGTACGGAAGCACCTCCTTGTAGCCCCAGCCGGTGGCACCGGCCCGGCTGACCCACTCGTCGTAGTCGGCCGGCACGCCGCGCGTGTAGATCTGCGCGTTGATCGAGGACCCGCCTCCGATCACCTTGGCCTGGGTGAAACGCAGGACGCGGCCCTGGAGGTGCTGCTGAGGCACGGTGTGCCAGCCCCACGAACCGATGCCGCGCGTCATCTTGGCGAAGCCGGCGGGCCAGTGGAAGAAGGGATGCCGGTCCGCGCCGCCGGCTTCGAGCAGCAGCACCTTCACGGCCGGATCGGCGCTCAGCCGGTTGGCCAGCACGCAACCTGCGGAACCGCCCCCGGCGATGATGTAGTCGTAGGTCTCCATGGTCACAGGCGTTGAATCGACAGGGCGCCGTCGACGTTGATGACGCTGCCGGTTGCGAACGCGAGACGCCCGCCGGCCAGCGCCGCAACGGCACAGGCAACGTCCGCCGGCTCACCCCAGCGTCCCATCGGCACCAGGCCGTTGGCGATGCGCTGGTCGTAGTGCGACGCCACCCCTTCGGTCATCGGCGTGCGGATCACCCCCGGGCGCACTTCGAAGACGCCCACGCCCAGCGCCGCCAGACGCAACGCGAACAGCTTGGTCACCATGGTCAGGCCGGCTTTCGAGACGCAGTATTCGCCGCGCTCCGGGGAAGCCATCTCGGCGCTGACCGACGACACCGTGACGACGGTGCGCGCGGCATCGCTGCGCGTGGCCGCCATGTGGCGTGCGACCGCCTGGGTGAAGAAGAAGGTGCCGCGCAAGTTGATGTCGAGGGCGCGGTCGTAGTTCAGCGCAGTCACGTCGAGCAGATCGCCTCGCTGTACCGCCGGCACGCCGGCGTTGTTGACCAGGCAGGCGATCGGCCCGCCCCAGGCGACGATGCGCTCGACAACGGCCGCGTGACTGTCGATGGCCGACAGGTCGGACTCGAACAGCGCGCCCCGGCGTCCCCGCGCGGCGATCGCATCCAGCGTGGCTTCGGCGCCGCCCGTGTCGATGTCGGTGATGGCCACGTCGAAGCCGGCCGACGCCATTTCGATGGCGATCGCGGCACCGATCCCGCGCCGTGCGCCGGTGACCACCGCGAGCGGCGAGGTGCTCATTGCCGCACCTCGTGGCGCAGGTGGTGGCCGACGCGAAGTGCCTGTGCGGCGACGGTGAGCGCCGGATTGACGGCGGCCGACGACGGAAAGAAGCTGGCGTCGACGACGTAGAGGTTGTCGTGGTCCCAGGCCTTGCATAGCGGGTCGAGCGCCGATGTGGCCGGGTCGTTGCCGAATCGCACCGTGCCGCACTGGTGGGACACGACGTCGGTACCGAAGGGCGCGGACAGCACGAGGGGGTAGCCGGTGCGGCGCAGGATCTGCTTGCACTTCTGCACCCAGCGGCGGTGCGCGGCGAGGTTGCTTCGGTGCCAATGCAGGTTGATCGCGCCGTCGGGCCGAAGCGTGATGCGGCTGTCGCGGTGCGGCAGGTCTTCGCTCTGCGCATACCAGTCGACACTGCGGTCGGCAAGCGCCTTGCGCGCCATCCGGGGGATCCACGGCAGCCTGCCGCGCAGCATGGGCTCGCGAATCTTGCCCAGGAGCTGGAGGCTGCCGAGCGGCTTGCCGGCGTCGCCGTCGCCGAAGTAGAAGTCGTGCACCGCCAAGGTCTTGGGGAAGCGGGTGGCGTTGACCCGCCACGGATGCAATGCCATCAGGGCGGAGGTGTTGTGCGTCATGTAGTGTCTTCCGACAGCGTCGCTGCTGTTGGCCAGCCCGCGCGGATTCTGGTTGTTGGCCGACCTCAGCAGCAGGGCGGCGGAGTTGATGGCGCCTGCGCTCACCACGACCAGGCCCGCGCCGACGATGCGCACCACACCATGCTGCTCGACTTCCACACCGACGATGCGGCGGCCACTCCGGTCGGTGAGCAGGCGATGCACGCAAGCCCCTGGGCGCAGTTCGACGTTGCCGCCGCGCAGCGCGGGCCGCAGCAGCTTGATCTCGGCGTCGCCTTTGGCGTCGATCATGCAAGGGAAGGCGTCGCAGTTGGAGCAGCGCTGGCATCGGCCGTGCACGCCGAAGTCAACGGTGCTCGGCATGGGAAAAGGCCGGAGTCCCTGTTCGCGCAGCCGGTGCTCGATCCTCTCCAGCAAAGGCTCGTGCGGAACGGGAGGTTGCGGAAACGCGCTGCTGCGCGAGGGCTCGGTCGGGTCGATCCCGGCGCGGCCGTGCACGCCGAACAATCGCTCCGCCTCGGCATACCAGGGCTCGAGCGTCGCGTAGGTGATGGGCCAGGCCGGCGAGGTGCCTTCCTCGTGCTGGACCTCATCGAAGTCGCGTTCGCGAAACCGAAACATCGCCGTGCCGAACACCTTGGTGTGGCCGCCGACGAAATAGAACATGCCGGGCCGGAAGGGGCGGCCGTCGGCGTACCAGGTTTCAGTGGTGTGGTAGCGGCGCTCGCAGAACAGCGACTCCGGATCCCAGTTCTGCGGCTCTCGGGGCAGCTCGGGCCCGCGCTCGAGTACCAGCACGCTGGCACCGGTGCCGGCGAGCTGCAGCGCGACCGAGCTGCCGCCGACTCCGGAGCCGACGATGACGACGTCGAATACTTCCGGTCGCATGGTGCTCAATCGATCAGTGTTTCGTGCCTCGCGTCGAAGCACACGAGCTTGGAGAGATCCACGAGGAAGCGCGCCGTGTGGCCGGGACGCAGGGGCACCTGCGGATCCAGCCGGGCAGTGAGCTCCTGGGCGCCCACCTCCAGAACGACCAGCGTGTCGGCTCCGGTGGGTTCGATGACCTCGACCCGGGCGTCGAAGAATCGCTGCGAGGCACTGGCCGCCATGCCGTCGCGGTACATCGAGATGGCTTCCGGACGGATGCCGGCAATCACCTCCGTGCCGTGGACAGCGGTGAGCGAGCGTGGGACGACCTCCGGCGGCAGCTCCAGCACGACACCTGCGGCCTTCCCCGCAGCGATGGTGAGCGACGTGCGGTGGTCTGCCGAGGCGACGCGCGCCTTCAGCAGGTTCATGCGCGGCGATCCCATGAAGCCGGCAACGAAGGTGTTGGCGGGTCGGTTGTAGACCTCGTACGGGGTGCCGAGCTGCTGCAGCACGCCGCCTTTCATGACGGCGATGCGGGTGGCCAGCGTCATGGCCTCGATCTGGTCGTGCGTGACATAGACGATGGTCGCCTTCAGCCGCTGATGCAGCTTCTTGATCTCGGTGCGCATGTCGACGCGCAGCTGGGCATCCAGGTTGGAAAGCGGCTCGTCGAAAAGATAGAGCTGAGGCTCGCGCGCCAGGGCGCGGCCGATGGCGACACGCTGGCGCTGGCCGCCCGACAATTGACGCGGCTTGCGATCGAGAAGGTGCTCGATCTGCAGCAGCTTGGCCACGGAGTTCACGCGTTCGATGCGGTGTGCCTTGTTCACCTTGCGCATCTCCAGCGGAAATTCGATGTTCTTCGCCACCGTCATGTTCGGGTAGAGCGCATAGGACTGGAAGACCATCGAAATGTTGCGGTCCGCGGGCGGAACCTGCGTGATGTCGCGACCCTGCAGTCGCAGCATGCCGGCCGTGGGTTGCTCCAGCCCGGCAATGAGATTCATCAGCGTGCTCTTGCCGCAGCCCGAGGGGCCGACAAGGACAAGGAATTCGCCATCCTGCAGCGAGATGGAAATGTCGTGCAGGATCTTGATGGGCCCGAAGCTCTTCTGAACGTTGATGAGGTCGAGTGAAGCCATGGCAGTGCTCTCTAGCCTTTGACCGAGCCGGCCATGAGGCCGCGCACGAAATATTTGCCGGACATCAGGTAGACGACCAGCGTGGGCAGGGCGGCGATGAAGGCGCCGGCGAAGTGGACGTTGTATTCCTTGACCCCGGTGCTGCTGTTCACGAGGTTGTTGAGGGCCACCGTCAGCGGATAGGAGCTGTAGTCGCTGAACGAGGCGCCGAACAGGAATTCGTTCCAGATGTTAGTGAACTGCCAGATGACGGTGACGACGATGATGGGCGTGCTGTTCGGCAGCAGGATGCGGCACCACACGCCGAAGAAGCCGGCACCGTCCATCCGCGCCGAGCGGATGAGCTCGCCCGGAAAGGCGTCGTAGTAGTTGCGGAAGAACAGCGTCGTGAAGCCGATGCCGTAGACGACGTTCACGAACACCAGACCCTTCACCGTGCCCGCCAATCCGAGAACGCCGAGTGTCTTGGCCATCGGGATCAGGACGATCTGATAGGGAATGAACACCGAGAACAGCATCGCAGCGAACAGCAGGTGGGCGCCGCGGAAGCGGTATTGCGTGAGGATGTAGCCGTTCAGGGCGCCGATCAGCGTGGAGATGACGACAGAGGGAACCACCAGCAGGAACGAGTTGATGAAGTACGGCTTCAGACCGGTCGGTTGCACGCCGATCTGTGCGGTGCTCCAGGCGGTGCGCCAGGGCTCCAGCGTCCAGGTGAGCGGCAGCGACATCAGGTTTCCGCTGCGGATCTCGTCCAGAGGCTTCAGCGAGTTGACGACCATCACGTAGACGGGCATCAGGAACATCCCGGCCAGCACGACCAGGAGTGCATACAGCACGATGCGCGAGACGCTGATCCGCGTCGTCGTGCCGGCGGCGTCCTGTGTGCGGACGGCGAAATGCGCGCTTGCTTCAGCCGCCATGCTTCACCTTCTTCATTTCGCTGTAGAGATAGGGCAGGACGACGGCAGCGATCGCGAGAAGCATCAAGACAGAGCTTGCCGCGCCGACCGCCATTTCGTTGCGCGTGAAGGAGTACTGGTACATGAACACCGACGGCAACCAGGTCGATCGCCCGGGACCCCCGTTGGTGAGCGCGATGACCAGGTCGTAGGACTTCACGGCCATGTGCGCAAGGATCACGAACGCCGAGACGAACACCGGGCCGAGTTGCGGGATCACGATCCTCAGGTAGATCTGCCAGGCCTTCGCGCCATCGACGCGTGCGGCGTTGATCTGCTCGGTGTCGACGCCGCGCAGGCCGGCGAGGAACATCGCCATCACGAAGCCGGCCGTCTGCCAGACCGCCGCAATGACGACGCAGTAGATCGCCAAATCGCTGTCCTTGATCCAGCTGAACGAGAAGCCCTCCCAGCCGAGCGAGTGCACCGTGCGCTCAAGACCGACGCCGGGATCGAGCAGCCACTTCCACGCGGTGCCCGTCACGATGAACGACAGCGCCATCGGGTAGAGGAAGATCGACCGGAACGCGCTTTCGGCGCGGATCTTCTGGTCGATGAGGATGGCCAGTCCCAGGCCCAGCGCGAGCGCGCACAGGATGTACATGCCCGCGAACACCTGCAGGTTCGACAAGGACACCGACCAGTTCTCGAGCGACAGGAGGCGCGTGTAGCTGACAGCGCCGGCCCACTCGTACTGCGGCATCAGGGTCGAAGGTGTGAACGACAGATAGAACGTGAAGGCGATGAAGCCGTACACGCACACCAGCACCAGCAGGGCGCTGGGCGAGATGAGCAATCGGGGCAGGGCGCCGGCACGCATAGGTCACTTTCTCGAGTACGGCTTGGTTTCTGGGTTGCCCGGTGCGGCGTGTCGGCACAAGCCAAGGAGCACACCTCGTTGTGCCGCGAGCGGGTCTGGCACTGCCGACGCAAACTCGCCATGCGGCTTCGTGTTCACGTCGGCATCCGGGCAACGCCAGGGTTACGGATCGTTCAGTTCTTGACCGCCGCGACGAGCTCGGCGACAGCCTTCTTGTCGTCGAGTTGACCGTTGAAGTGGCGCGTGATCACGTCGTAGATCGCGTTCTTGATCGATGCCGGCACGGCATGACCATGAGCGATCGATCCGACGAGCGTGTTCTTGGCGCTGGCCTCGGCCAGGTCCTTCATGCCCTTCTTGCCGCAGGCGTCGAATGCGGCGTCCGGCACGTCGGTGCGTGCGGGAACCGAGCCCTTCACCACGTTGAACGCGGACTGGAAGGCCGGATCCATGATGGCGCTGGCCAGCTTGGCCTGTGCGGCCGCCTTGTCGCCACCGAGCTTGAACATGGCGAATTGGTCGGAATTGAACGAGACCGTGCCCTGCGAACCCGGCACGCGGAAGCACAGGAAGTCCGTGCCGGGCACCTTCTTGGCATTGAGGAACTCGCCCTTGGCCCAGTCTCCCATGATCTGGAAGCCGGCCTTTCCGCTGATCACCATGCCCGAGGCCACGTTCCAGTCGCGACCCGAGAAATCCTTGTCGACCAGCTGCCGCAGCTGGCTCATGCGCTGGAAGACCTGCAGGGTGGTCGGTGAATTCAGCGCTTTCGCGTCGAGTTCGATGAAGGCCTTGCGGTAGTAGTCGACCCCTCCGGTGACGAGCACGATGCCGTCGAACACCGTCGCCTCTTGCCACGGCTGGCCGCCGTGGGCCAGCGCGACGAATCCGGCCTTCTGCACCTTCTTGGCGGCTTCGATGAACTCATCCCAGGTCTTGATGTCGCCGGTGACGCCCGATTTGGTCAGCACGTCCTTGTTGGCCCAGACCCAGTTCGTCGAGTGAATGTTCACCGGCACTGCAATCCACTTGCCGTCGTACTTGGAGAACTTCTGCAGCGCCTGGGGCACGTTCTTGTCCCACTGCTCCTTGGCTGCCACGGCGTTGAGGTCGGCGAGCACCCCTTGCTTGGCCCAGTCTCGGATGTCGTAGCCCATGCTCTGCATCGTGGTCGGCGGGTTGCCCGAGGTGACGCGCGCGCGCACCGCGGTCATTGCCGCCTCGCCCCCTCCGCCGGCCACCGGCATGTCGTTCCACTTGACGCCTTGCTTCTCGAGGTTGGTCTTCAGCACGTTCAGCGCCGTGGCCTCGCCGCCTGAAGTCCACCAGTGCACGACTTCGACGCTGAGCTGTTGTGCTGCAGCCGGCATCGCCATGGCGGCGGCAAGCGCCAGGCTGGTGAGTTGCTTGTTCATCTGCTGTCTCCTTTTGGAAGGGTGGTGGGGACTGACGACTCAGCGATTCGGCACGTACCAGTCGGTGCGTGGACCGAGATGCATGTGCAGAGTCTTGGTTTCGGTGTAGTCCTCTGTCGCGAAACGACCGAGCTCGCGGCCGATGCCGCTCTCCCGGTAGCCGCCGAAGGGCAGCTCGGCGTGCCCCTCGAGGAATGTGTTGACCCACACGGTGCCGGCCTTGATGCGACGCGCGGCGCTGAGGCAGGTGGTGAAGTCGCTGCTCCAGACCGCGGCCGACAGGCCGTACAGGGTGGAGTTGGCGAGCTGCACCGCCTCATCGAGCGTTTCGAACGTGAGCACCGATAGCACGGGACCGAAGACTTCCTCCCGCGCGATAGCCATGTCGGGCGTGACGCCGGTGAGCACGGTGGGCTCGATGTACAGGCCGGGCATCGCGAGGCGGGAGCCGCCGAGTGCAACGGTGGCACCGTCGCGACGAGCGTCGTGGATGTGGGCGAGGATGGTCTCGAACTGCTTGTCGGTCGTGATCGCGCCGACCTGCACGCCGGTGGCCAGCGGATCGCCGACCCGAACGCGCTTGGAGCGCTCGACGACCGCGGCTGCGAACTTCTCGGCGATCGATGCCTGCACCAGCACACGGCTGCCGCTGTTGCAGCACTGACCGGCGTTGAAGTAAATGCCGAACACCGTGGCGTCCACCGCCGCCTCCCAATCGCAGTCGGCGAAGACGATCTGGGGGTTCTTGCCGCCGAGCTCCATGGAGACCTTCTTGAGGGTCTGCGCCGACGCGGCGACGGCCTGCTTGCCGACGGTGGTGGAACCCGTGAACGACAGCATGTCGACCTGCGGATGCTTGACCATCACATCGCCGACCACGCTGCCGGGTCCGACGAGGATGTTCACGGCGCCGGGCGGCACACCGGCCTGGTGGAGGATCTCGGCGAGCATCACCGTCGTGCCGGATGTGAACTCGGAGGGCTTGACCACCGCAGTGCAGCCCGCGGCGAGCGCGAAGGGCAGCTTCTGGCTGACGATGAGGAACGGGAAG
The Piscinibacter sp. XHJ-5 DNA segment above includes these coding regions:
- a CDS encoding 3-ketoacyl-ACP reductase, which translates into the protein MSTSPLAVVTGARRGIGAAIAIEMASAGFDVAITDIDTGGAEATLDAIAARGRRGALFESDLSAIDSHAAVVERIVAWGGPIACLVNNAGVPAVQRGDLLDVTALNYDRALDINLRGTFFFTQAVARHMAATRSDAARTVVTVSSVSAEMASPERGEYCVSKAGLTMVTKLFALRLAALGVGVFEVRPGVIRTPMTEGVASHYDQRIANGLVPMGRWGEPADVACAVAALAGGRLAFATGSVINVDGALSIQRL
- a CDS encoding GMC family oxidoreductase gives rise to the protein MRPEVFDVVIVGSGVGGSSVALQLAGTGASVLVLERGPELPREPQNWDPESLFCERRYHTTETWYADGRPFRPGMFYFVGGHTKVFGTAMFRFRERDFDEVQHEEGTSPAWPITYATLEPWYAEAERLFGVHGRAGIDPTEPSRSSAFPQPPVPHEPLLERIEHRLREQGLRPFPMPSTVDFGVHGRCQRCSNCDAFPCMIDAKGDAEIKLLRPALRGGNVELRPGACVHRLLTDRSGRRIVGVEVEQHGVVRIVGAGLVVVSAGAINSAALLLRSANNQNPRGLANSSDAVGRHYMTHNTSALMALHPWRVNATRFPKTLAVHDFYFGDGDAGKPLGSLQLLGKIREPMLRGRLPWIPRMARKALADRSVDWYAQSEDLPHRDSRITLRPDGAINLHWHRSNLAAHRRWVQKCKQILRRTGYPLVLSAPFGTDVVSHQCGTVRFGNDPATSALDPLCKAWDHDNLYVVDASFFPSSAAVNPALTVAAQALRVGHHLRHEVRQ
- a CDS encoding ABC transporter ATP-binding protein, coding for MASLDLINVQKSFGPIKILHDISISLQDGEFLVLVGPSGCGKSTLMNLIAGLEQPTAGMLRLQGRDITQVPPADRNISMVFQSYALYPNMTVAKNIEFPLEMRKVNKAHRIERVNSVAKLLQIEHLLDRKPRQLSGGQRQRVAIGRALAREPQLYLFDEPLSNLDAQLRVDMRTEIKKLHQRLKATIVYVTHDQIEAMTLATRIAVMKGGVLQQLGTPYEVYNRPANTFVAGFMGSPRMNLLKARVASADHRTSLTIAAGKAAGVVLELPPEVVPRSLTAVHGTEVIAGIRPEAISMYRDGMAASASQRFFDARVEVIEPTGADTLVVLEVGAQELTARLDPQVPLRPGHTARFLVDLSKLVCFDARHETLID
- a CDS encoding carbohydrate ABC transporter permease produces the protein MFLMPVYVMVVNSLKPLDEIRSGNLMSLPLTWTLEPWRTAWSTAQIGVQPTGLKPYFINSFLLVVPSVVISTLIGALNGYILTQYRFRGAHLLFAAMLFSVFIPYQIVLIPMAKTLGVLGLAGTVKGLVFVNVVYGIGFTTLFFRNYYDAFPGELIRSARMDGAGFFGVWCRILLPNSTPIIVVTVIWQFTNIWNEFLFGASFSDYSSYPLTVALNNLVNSSTGVKEYNVHFAGAFIAALPTLVVYLMSGKYFVRGLMAGSVKG
- a CDS encoding sugar ABC transporter permease, with product MRAGALPRLLISPSALLVLVCVYGFIAFTFYLSFTPSTLMPQYEWAGAVSYTRLLSLENWSVSLSNLQVFAGMYILCALALGLGLAILIDQKIRAESAFRSIFLYPMALSFIVTGTAWKWLLDPGVGLERTVHSLGWEGFSFSWIKDSDLAIYCVVIAAVWQTAGFVMAMFLAGLRGVDTEQINAARVDGAKAWQIYLRIVIPQLGPVFVSAFVILAHMAVKSYDLVIALTNGGPGRSTWLPSVFMYQYSFTRNEMAVGAASSVLMLLAIAAVVLPYLYSEMKKVKHGG